The proteins below come from a single Tissierella sp. MB52-C2 genomic window:
- the purN gene encoding phosphoribosylglycinamide formyltransferase — MPPVKIGVLISGGGTNLQSIIDNIKDGNINGEIKLIISNKEEAYGLTRGKDAGIESIFIGRKAFDSEEEYNLRLINEFKKRDIELIVLAGYLKVLSKSFIHEFKERIINIHPSLIPSFCGKGYYGERVHGEVLSYGVKFTGATVHFVDEGTDTGPIILQKVVEVDSKDTIDTLKEKVLKVEHEILVQGVKLYCENRLYIEGRKVIIN, encoded by the coding sequence ATGCCACCAGTAAAAATTGGAGTTTTAATTTCTGGTGGCGGAACTAATCTACAATCAATAATAGATAATATTAAAGATGGAAATATCAATGGTGAAATAAAGCTGATTATTTCCAATAAAGAAGAAGCCTATGGATTAACTAGAGGAAAAGATGCAGGGATAGAAAGCATATTTATAGGAAGGAAAGCCTTTGATTCGGAGGAGGAATATAATCTAAGGCTAATAAATGAATTTAAAAAAAGAGATATAGAATTAATTGTTTTAGCTGGGTATTTAAAAGTCTTATCAAAATCCTTTATTCATGAATTTAAAGAGAGAATAATAAATATCCATCCCTCACTAATACCAAGTTTCTGTGGTAAAGGTTATTATGGTGAGAGAGTTCATGGAGAAGTCTTAAGTTATGGAGTTAAATTTACAGGAGCTACAGTTCATTTTGTAGATGAGGGAACGGATACAGGTCCAATTATACTTCAGAAAGTAGTAGAAGTAGATTCAAAGGATACAATAGATACTTTAAAAGAAAAGGTATTAAAAGTAGAACATGAAATTCTAGTACAAGGAGTTAAGTTATATTGTGAAAATAGATTATACATTGAAGGAAGAAAAGTGATTATAAACTAG